Genomic segment of Geminocystis herdmanii PCC 6308:
ATTTAATCGCAGGAGGTCCACCCTGTCAAGGGTTTTCTCTCATGGGGAAACGGCAATTAGATGATCCTCGTAATTCATTAGTGTTTGAATATGTGCGAGTGATTCGAGATTTGCAACCAAAATATTTTGTCTTTGAAAATGTACCGGGTATCGCTGTTGGTAATCATAAACAATTTTTAGAAGAATTAATCAACGAATTTGAGTTATTGGGTTATCACATCGCAAAACCCATTCAAATTCTCGATGCCAGTCTTTTTGGCGCACCCCAGAAGAGAAAACGTCTTATCCTCATGGGTAGTCGTCATGATATGCCTCTCGTTAACTATCCCCTCGAAACAGGGGAATATAATGACGTTGAGAATACTATCAGTGATTTAAGCAATATTCCTGCTTTTATCGGTAAAAATGAAGGTATAGACGCAAATAAGCTCGATTATTCAGGATTTAGACGTAATTTTGCTTTAAAACCTCAAGGTATTTATCGATTATGTCACGATCGCGCAGCGCCACTTCGTGATCGACAAAGAGATAATTTCGTTTATAATCATGTAGGCTCAAACCATACAGAAAAATCAAAACAACGTTTTCAAAATACTCCTCAAGGAGAAGTAGAAAAAACCAGTCGTTTCTTGAAACTTTCACCTACAGGATTGTGTAATACTCTAAGGGCTGGAACTGCCAGAGATAAAGGGGCTTACACCGCCGCTCGTCCAATCCACTACAATCAGCCAAGATGTATTACAGTAAGAGAAGCGGGAAGACTGCATACATTTCCCGATTGGTTTTTATTTCATGAGACAATTTGGCATGGTTTTCGAGAAATTGGCAACGCAGTTATTCCCATGTTAGCTAAGGCAATTGGAGACGAAATAATTAAGGTTTTAGAAGTGAACATTAACCGATTAGAAGTGAGAAAATTAGCAAAAATAGAGCTAGAATTTATGAAATATAATATGGATAAAGCATCCAATTATTGGAATATTTCTAATGAGATTATTCCTAAAAGAAAAAGATTAGAAATGAGTGTTTTATGAGTAAATATGATGACATTATAGAAACAGTTTTCTTTAACAATTATAAGCAAGGTGATCAAAAAGTATCATTTGTTAGAGAATAATTTAGTTATTGTTTTAGAATCAGTTTATTGGCATACACATTACATAAACCTCAGTTCGATGCAAGAATGTTTGATAAGGGCAGGTTTCAGGTTGCAGGTTGCAGGTTTCAGGTGTAATTTTCAGAAGATTATATAATTCGATCAAAGAATTGAAGATAAAAAAATCAATTAGGATATATTTTTTGTCAATTCTTTAACCCTTTCCGATACCTGACACCTGACACCTTTACAGCATCAAAAATCTTATGATTCATTCAGGTTACATAAAGACTCAAAACCTTGATTTTTCATTATTTAACTAAAACCTAATACCTTCCCTCATCAAAAAACTTTTTCAGCAAACCTTAAATACAGTTTTGCTATCAAATGGCACAATTAAGATTTTCGATGCAAAGTTGAGCTAAAGGCGAGTAATTTAAACCATAATTTGGGGTTAGATTTCGGTAGCCATGAATTTTGTTTTTCAAGCCAACTATTAAACCATGCACTGAATAATAAATTTTTCAAAGCATCAAGGGTAAAGGCATTATACGCACCTAACCAGCGAAATATGTCAGCACTTCCTGCCATTTGCCATATCCATAATAACAGAGGTGGATTTTTCCTCGCCGCTTTTAGGGCTAAACGGTTAAATGTTAACCAATCTGTGCGATCCTTAATAAAGACTTCTGCGGTTTTTGGTTCATCTGCTAGTAAACCAAAAAAAGTGTTTAACATAGAGTTAATCCTTGCTGGTGGTAGGGTTTTATGGGTAGGCACCATCATTCCTTTGGAGAATAACCATGTTACCGCTATATTGCTTTGATAGGCTTGAATTTGATTAAGAGATTCTCCATCGAGGAGGTTATATTTAAGTGCAGAATCTAATAAGCTGGTTAATTTGCCTAAATTTCGCACTAATGAGCCAAATCCTGTGAAAATTAAGGGGGATTGTAGGGAAGCGGCATCTCCTATGGATAATACTCGATCGAGCGCTATTTTTCGATCGTTTTTTTTGATGGTAAACTTACCCGGTATGTAACCAAAAGTGGGTTTTTTCCAGATTAATTTATCCAGATCACAACGGCGATATTCAGGTAAAATACTAAAAAAGTCCTCATACATTTCTAATAATGAACCGGGATTGTCAGGGTGAACTTGATGATAGTGGAATAGATAAATTGTCACGTTATTATCTTCAACGGGGAATAACTCCCAAATAAGTTGTCTGCCTCTGGATATATCTCCATGGGAAAATAGTACATCTCCATATTCCATATCCCACACTTCGGGTGATAAACCTTCCACCACGGCGCCAACGGTAGGGCAAACACTATCAAAAGCCTGATTTCCTGACATTTGCCACGCAATGGGGGAAGCTGTACCCATGGCATCAATTAGTAATCTTGCACTAATTTCTTTTGCTTCTCCAGTGGTTAAATTGGTGGTGTTAATGGTGACTAAATCTTTACCAATAGTACCTCGATTAAACTCTGTTTCTTCCCAAATTTGCGCACCATATTTTCTTAATTTTTCTCCGCATAAAGTTAATAATTTAGTGGTGTCGATCGCAATATTTAACACCGTGGGAGTATGTAAAACTTGAGCTTTTAAATTATCAGGATTATTAGCATCAAAAAACTTACTAAAACCGTCTTTATATTCTGCGGAAATAATCGATTCAAATTCTTTTTTAGTAAATAAACCATTATCAATTAAAACCTGAAATTCTTGACGAGAAATATTCCATTCTCGATTCATTCTACCAAATTTTAACCGTTCAATTAAAAGAACACTATAACCTAATTTTGCCATTAAACAGGCATGGATAGCACCTAAAGCTCCTCCCACATAAACAATATCATAGTCAGCTTTTCCAGTGGTTTCATCCTTAAATAAAACTTGTTTAGGGTTATTAGTTTTTACTTTATTTTTGACACTTTCTCGCCAAGTTTTTTCCCACCAATAAACTCTCTTTAAATCATATTCTCCTTGAGGCATTTTTTGAAAATATTTAACGGTATTAGGATAATAAGATTCTAAGGCAGAAAATATCGAATTGTTCTCTAAATCAATCTCAGGTAAAAGAGGATAATTAGTCGGAAATTGTTGATTAATAGCTATTTCTAATTCTCGTTTTATTTTATTTTCTACAAATACTTGTTTTTCACCCCAACGAAACATTTTTAGATAAGTAGTGCGCTGTAGTGTCCAGATAAAAACTGACAACTCATGATTATCAGCTAATTCTAAAACAATACCATCAGTAGTATGATTTTTTTTACCTTGAGAGGGTTGCCATGTATTCTGTAACCAATGACAAACTATCTCAGGATTAGGATGAGGAATTTCTAAATATAAAATTTCGGTTAAATTCATGATATAAGTCATCTATAAAAAATTTCTTTTATCCATTATCTAACAATCAGCGTATAAGAGCCAATATCAAGACATTTTCTCGATCACTAAAAGTGGTGCTGCGCGATCGAGCCTAAATCATACCTGAGTGAACTATAGAAATAGATGAGGACTGACTTGGAAGACAGGCAGACAGGCAGACAGGAAGATTGTATCTCTTGTGAATGAATAAAATTCTCTCAAAAGTACATCAAATATTAAGAATTTTTCTCCCATTCGACTTGTCCACTTGTCCACCTGTCTAGTTTTCATCATTTTCTTTATGGTTCACTGAGGTAAATCATGTGTAATAATAGGAACACCTACAGATATTTTATCTTCAGGTTAAATATTACAACTCAATATTTGTCTATATTTTCATTAAAGTTTTCTAATACCTTGAAAGGGCAAATCTTTAATAATAATCGCCTTTGCCATAGCTAAGGATGCACCAGTAGTGCCGATTCTTTCTTTACCATTGATTACACACTGCTCTAAAAATTCTCGATCGTCTAAAACTTCTATAATCTTATAAGCGGTTTTTTCACACATTACCTGATTATCCTTATTTTCTTCCATCGTAATTGTACTACTGCCTAACAATCTCATTTGTGCTTCAGCAAATCGATAGGTAAATTGAGGACCTTTTCCCGGTATCTGTATTACTGGTTTTCCTAAGCCCACAGCCTGTTCTACAGCAGTTCCTGCCATACCCAAGACAAGATTACATTGTAATAAAATATCCGCAAAAGCGTCATGATAAACCTTCACGGTGATATGTTTCCCGTCAATTTCCTTACTTAAAACTCCTGAGTCATATTCCCAACCTTCAATATTGCTTAAATCTTCTTCTGTAATAGTTGGTACTAATGCACCCAGAAATTGCCAATTTTCAGAGGAAATGTTGACTAATTTTTCACATACCGCTAATTGTAAACTAAAATTTCTCAAGGCTTCGGGTAATCGACTCCCCGGAAGTAAAGCAATCATGGTTTTTTCGGAACATAATTCAAGATTTTTCCCTGTAGGTTTCAAATCATCCATAATGGGATAACCGACACATATTGTTTTAGTAAATCCTTGATTTTGTAAATCTTGAGCGGTGTATTTATCTTTAGCAAAAATTAGTTGACAACGGTTCGATCGAAGTAGTAATTTAGTTAAGAAAGGAAGTTTTAATTTACCCTCATAATAACTAGAATTAGCCACAAGAAAACTGATATATTTTTTACCTGTTAAATAAGCAAAAAAAAGTGGTACAATATCTCCCACAGCGATAACTAAATCATAATTATTTTTAATTTTAGTAATGGTAATTATTTGTTGAATAGTTAGGCCAATTAAGCCAGAAAATAAGTCTTTAATTAAGTTAATAATATTGAGATAAAATATTCCTCCTGATGGCATCGATTTAAGATGTGCGACTATTTTTATACCTTTTTTTATATAAGATTTTCCTTCTCCCACAATAGGAAAAGCATCAACAGTTAAATTAGGTTTAACAGAGCTTAAAGCATCACCAATTAAACTACTATTTAAGTCTTCTCCATGACCATTACTAATTAATAAAATTCGAGTTATTTTTAACTTAAAATCATCCATATTTATAAATTATTATAATTAACAATATTTGAAAATAAACTTGATAAATAATAATTGAAAAGTAAAGTTATATAAAATAAATTTGATCATCTTATAAAAAGAAAGTGTATGATTATTAATCATGCTAAGTGTCTAAAATATGTACAAAAATCTGATCTTTTCCATTTTATTGGTATTTATACCTATCTCGATCGTGGGGCATTTCCTTCATTGGAGTGAAGCCGTTATCTTTATTACCGCAGGTCTTGCTATTATACCCTTAGCTGGATTTATGGGAACAGCTACCGAAGAAATTGCCGTAGTATTAGGACCTAATTTGGGAGGCTTACTAAATGCAACTTTTGGTAATGCTACTGAATTAATTTTAGCCTTTATCGCCTTAAAAAGTGGCTTAGTGCAAGTAGTTAAAGCGACTTTAAGCGGTTCAATTATTGGTAACTTACTGTTAGTTATGGGATTTGCCATGTTTTTAGGAGGATTGCGCTACAAAGAGCAAAATTTTCAACCAACCGCCGCCCGTTTAAATGCTTCTTCCATGAATTTAGCCGTCATCGCCCTACTTTTGCCCACTGCCGTAGAATATACCTCTACAGGATTAACGGAGATTACCATACAACGGTTATCCATCGGAGTTGCGATCGTACTCATTAGTGTATATTTACTAACCTTACTTTTTTCCATGAAAACCCACTCCTACTTATATGATGTAGGTATGGCAGAAAACGAGAATGAAGATAAAGAAGAAGCACCCCATAAACCAAATCTTGTGCTGTGGGTAGGAGTATTATTAATCGTCACCCTTGGGGTTGCCGTAGAATCAGAATTATTAGTAGAATCCTTAGAAAAAGCCACAGAAGTTTTAGGCTTACCCGCTTTATTCACTGGGGTAATTTTCTTACCGATTATTGGTAACGCCGCCGAACACGCTACGGCTGTAACCGTTGCCATGAAAGATAAAATGGATTTATCGGTGTCTGTGGCGGTGGGTTCGAGTTTACAAATAGCGCTATTTGTAGCACCAGTTTTAGTCTTAGCAGGTTGGGTAATTGGGCAACCCATGGACTTAAATTTCAACCCTTTTGAATTGGTAGCGGTAGCAGTATCGGTATTAATTGCCAACTCTATCAGTTCTGATGGTAACTCAAATTGGTTAGAAGGAGTTTTATTACTGGCGACTTATGTTGTCATTGCTTTAGCCTTTTATTTTCATCCCGCCATCGAGGGATTAAGTTAATATTTGATCCATGATCAAAAATTATTAACTCAATGCCCGTAGAGTTACGCTATTAGCAATGAAATTTATGAGTCTGTTGGCGAAACATTTTGTTACATAAAATTTGACAAAATCAACGAATTATGTATCCGTTTGATGTGAAAAAAATGTACAAATATTGATAATTTTGGCATCTTTCCACTTGTCCACCTGTCCACTTGTCCACCTGTCTCATCTTCATAATTTGCTTTATTTCTAATTAATACAGGTTAAGATTTGTTTCGCCAACAAGATCATTTATTTCATTGTGGAATAATGGTTTTCACCAATAAACCGCTTTGCGATAAATTGACAAAGCTAACAGTTAAAGTCTGCTAAAGCCACTAAAAAACAATTTTACTGCGACTTTGAAAAAACCCTGCGTTAAATGGCGGAAATGGATGATTTACTTTCAAATCTCTACAACATAATACTGCATAATTTCCGTTTTTTCTACTGATAGATAATATAGGGGGAAAAAATACTTGTACTATGATCCTATATAGTGTGGGTAATACCCATGATCAATTAAAAGTCTAAATAAAAATACTTTTTATGACTGAATCCAATCTCAAAAAAACATGGTTAGCCTTATCTTCCGAAGCCATTGAAGGTGATATACTAACCCAATTTATTATTCCTGCCTTATTACCATCATGGAATTTTGAAGGTAATGAGTTTTGTATCCAATGTCCTACGGGTAAAGGTGCACAGAAAGTTGATTTAGCCGTCAGAAAAAACACCACTACCGATATTTTTGCTCACAGTAAAACGAATCCATTTTTGATTATCGAATTAAAAAGAAGGATGCTAGATATTTCTACAGGTAGTAAAAGTTATCATAATGCAGTGTTACAACTAAAGCGTTATTTAGCTCCCAGTGCTACTAATTGTAAAACTGTTCGTTGGGCAATTTTAACTAATGGCAATTATATTCAACTTTTTCGCCGTCATGGGAAAGTTGTTTATCCTTATACAGAAAATATCCTGTTAACTCTTGATAATATTGATGAGAAAATAGCACTGATCAAAAAATATATTGATCAACCCGAAAAAGCCTTATCAGTTGCCTTGTATAACAATAAAGGAGGAGTAGGCAAAACTACAACAACTATTAATTTAGCAGGAGTTTTATCATTACCTGCCCCTTTTGGCTTTAATAAAAAAGTGTTAGTAGTAGATTTTGATCCCAATCAAAAAGATTTATCTGATTTACTTGATTTTAAAACCCCTTCCCTCAAATTATCAGAATTTTTTTTAGACTACAAAAATCAAAATATTAAAGATGTG
This window contains:
- a CDS encoding ParA family protein; this encodes MTESNLKKTWLALSSEAIEGDILTQFIIPALLPSWNFEGNEFCIQCPTGKGAQKVDLAVRKNTTTDIFAHSKTNPFLIIELKRRMLDISTGSKSYHNAVLQLKRYLAPSATNCKTVRWAILTNGNYIQLFRRHGKVVYPYTENILLTLDNIDEKIALIKKYIDQPEKALSVALYNNKGGVGKTTTTINLAGVLSLPAPFGFNKKVLVVDFDPNQKDLSDLLDFKTPSLKLSEFFLDYKNQNIKDVISTYRLKANNKVFGFDIIPADDQFLEMDRNTINSLGIGTLRKSLSSLRNIYDYILIDSPPGNEFFNKDSIAASDVVLIPSKHNGIASFKNAASAITKIFPSIGEKRRTYQAELGNPFPLPIFFNGEQISSAAKQQAQKAISDIIKQAKIEEQMDLTPFFFPKYTNAQKNLEIFELPNYAHIASASFSKRPAVFTSKKAREYYTDLVREYFI
- a CDS encoding DNA cytosine methyltransferase, which gives rise to MKRPIAIDLFSGCGGMSLGLEASGFDVVVAVEFDAIHALIHHLNFPYTHTICQDINHLNTDYLKEILQDKGIDEVDLIAGGPPCQGFSLMGKRQLDDPRNSLVFEYVRVIRDLQPKYFVFENVPGIAVGNHKQFLEELINEFELLGYHIAKPIQILDASLFGAPQKRKRLILMGSRHDMPLVNYPLETGEYNDVENTISDLSNIPAFIGKNEGIDANKLDYSGFRRNFALKPQGIYRLCHDRAAPLRDRQRDNFVYNHVGSNHTEKSKQRFQNTPQGEVEKTSRFLKLSPTGLCNTLRAGTARDKGAYTAARPIHYNQPRCITVREAGRLHTFPDWFLFHETIWHGFREIGNAVIPMLAKAIGDEIIKVLEVNINRLEVRKLAKIELEFMKYNMDKASNYWNISNEIIPKRKRLEMSVL
- a CDS encoding FAD-dependent monooxygenase; translation: MNLTEILYLEIPHPNPEIVCHWLQNTWQPSQGKKNHTTDGIVLELADNHELSVFIWTLQRTTYLKMFRWGEKQVFVENKIKRELEIAINQQFPTNYPLLPEIDLENNSIFSALESYYPNTVKYFQKMPQGEYDLKRVYWWEKTWRESVKNKVKTNNPKQVLFKDETTGKADYDIVYVGGALGAIHACLMAKLGYSVLLIERLKFGRMNREWNISRQEFQVLIDNGLFTKKEFESIISAEYKDGFSKFFDANNPDNLKAQVLHTPTVLNIAIDTTKLLTLCGEKLRKYGAQIWEETEFNRGTIGKDLVTINTTNLTTGEAKEISARLLIDAMGTASPIAWQMSGNQAFDSVCPTVGAVVEGLSPEVWDMEYGDVLFSHGDISRGRQLIWELFPVEDNNVTIYLFHYHQVHPDNPGSLLEMYEDFFSILPEYRRCDLDKLIWKKPTFGYIPGKFTIKKNDRKIALDRVLSIGDAASLQSPLIFTGFGSLVRNLGKLTSLLDSALKYNLLDGESLNQIQAYQSNIAVTWLFSKGMMVPTHKTLPPARINSMLNTFFGLLADEPKTAEVFIKDRTDWLTFNRLALKAARKNPPLLLWIWQMAGSADIFRWLGAYNAFTLDALKNLLFSAWFNSWLEKQNSWLPKSNPKLWFKLLAFSSTLHRKS
- a CDS encoding lipid-A-disaccharide synthase-related protein — protein: MDDFKLKITRILLISNGHGEDLNSSLIGDALSSVKPNLTVDAFPIVGEGKSYIKKGIKIVAHLKSMPSGGIFYLNIINLIKDLFSGLIGLTIQQIITITKIKNNYDLVIAVGDIVPLFFAYLTGKKYISFLVANSSYYEGKLKLPFLTKLLLRSNRCQLIFAKDKYTAQDLQNQGFTKTICVGYPIMDDLKPTGKNLELCSEKTMIALLPGSRLPEALRNFSLQLAVCEKLVNISSENWQFLGALVPTITEEDLSNIEGWEYDSGVLSKEIDGKHITVKVYHDAFADILLQCNLVLGMAGTAVEQAVGLGKPVIQIPGKGPQFTYRFAEAQMRLLGSSTITMEENKDNQVMCEKTAYKIIEVLDDREFLEQCVINGKERIGTTGASLAMAKAIIIKDLPFQGIRKL
- the cax gene encoding calcium/proton exchanger encodes the protein MYKNLIFSILLVFIPISIVGHFLHWSEAVIFITAGLAIIPLAGFMGTATEEIAVVLGPNLGGLLNATFGNATELILAFIALKSGLVQVVKATLSGSIIGNLLLVMGFAMFLGGLRYKEQNFQPTAARLNASSMNLAVIALLLPTAVEYTSTGLTEITIQRLSIGVAIVLISVYLLTLLFSMKTHSYLYDVGMAENENEDKEEAPHKPNLVLWVGVLLIVTLGVAVESELLVESLEKATEVLGLPALFTGVIFLPIIGNAAEHATAVTVAMKDKMDLSVSVAVGSSLQIALFVAPVLVLAGWVIGQPMDLNFNPFELVAVAVSVLIANSISSDGNSNWLEGVLLLATYVVIALAFYFHPAIEGLS